Sequence from the uncultured Flavobacterium sp. genome:
TAATTCTTAAATATATTTTTTCTGCTCTGAAATAATTCAAAAAGGCGCTATCAGAAACCATTTGTGATTGATAATAATCCCCTAAATAAGTATAAGCTTTAGCAATACTGGATGAATCTTTACCACTTTTTGATCTTTCCAAAACCAGTTTAGATATTCTTTTATAAGATTTCCAATCACTCATATTATAATAGCGATTAGCAATTTTAAATAAATTAGCTCTATTAAGAGAATCATTTTGCTGATCTATAATTATATCAAATGCTTTCTGATTATATTTTTGTTTATAATGAAAGGGTAAATTAATATCATTTGCTAATGATAAATAGATAGAGAGACTGTCTTTTGAAGATTTTACATTTTTCTCTTTCTTAGGTTTATTGGTACAACCAAACAGGACAACAACTAAAAACAATAATATCTGAGAATATTTTTTCAAGGTATGTCTACGATTTTTCTCAAAAATACTAAATCTATAGACACAAAAAAAAAGGCTGCCAAAAACTGACAGCCTTTTATTTATATTTTTATATTTTTCTTAATCTAATTTTACGCTTGATTTTGTCAATTGGCTGTCAAGAGCAAAGCCTTTTACTTGGTTCTCGTTTAAATTTGATTCTTTGGATACATTAGAAACATTGTCTCCTTTTCTAGTTGGTCTTCCGTTTCCACCATCTACACCAATCATTATATCAATATTTCCTGCAATTGATTTGTTAGTTTTTTCTGGTGTTGCGAATGAAGTTGCTACCATTATTAAAGAAAATAGTCCGAATGTTAAAGCTGCCTTTTTCATGATTTGAGGTTTTAAGTGTTTGATTTAAAATTTTTGGAGAATCATCGCCGGGGAGCGAATCATGGTGTAAAACTAACACTACAAACGAAAAAAACTTATATGAAAAAACAGGTTTATGGTAGATCATGCCCAATTGATAGTCAATGAACGTGAATTAGATGTAATCGTCTAATTTTTAGACTTCTAAATAATTTCCTGCTGCAAAATCGGCAATAATTAAATCAACATTTGATTTATAAGTTTTCGAAAAAGGAATCTTTTTCGAAGAATTTTTTATGTAACAAATTGAGTTTCCGTTATGAATTCTGGCAATATAATTTCGATTAATAATATAGCTATTATGAATTCGGATAAATGGATACTCTAAAACACTTTCAAAATGTTTCAACGTTTTAAAAGCTGTTATCATTTCGCCTGAATTTAGATAAATATCGGTCGAATTATTGTCAGCTTGAAAATATGAAATATCTGATGCACTAATGTAGCGATAATCACCGTAAGATTTTACACATATTAACAATGAGTTTTCAACAATTTTAGAAGTTTTTTCAGATGGAATTATTTGGGTGATTATTTCATCTGAAGTACTAACTGTATTGACCTCAACAAGTTCCTTATTTAATTTCAGAATACTTTTTAATATATCAATTGTTATTATCGGCTTT
This genomic interval carries:
- a CDS encoding LytTR family transcriptional regulator DNA-binding domain-containing protein, with product MKEQHKPILKQYSYIIIDDDAESILKTRTIAEGFSELAFVASATNYQEGLNLVLEHKPSIIFLEIDPKDLSSKLSLAFINELHRFLSILPKIIVTTFTKEGAFDAIQYGVFDYILKPIITIDILKSILKLNKELVEVNTVSTSDEIITQIIPSEKTSKIVENSLLICVKSYGDYRYISASDISYFQADNNSTDIYLNSGEMITAFKTLKHFESVLEYPFIRIHNSYIINRNYIARIHNGNSICYIKNSSKKIPFSKTYKSNVDLIIADFAAGNYLEV